The Candidatus Nanohalococcus occultus genome contains a region encoding:
- a CDS encoding NAD(P)/FAD-dependent oxidoreductase — translation MSESKYIIIGDGAAGATAAENIRDRDDEAEIHVFTDETEPLYNRIMLKTYMKGSLPKQYTRLHDENWYEKRDIELHLDTRVENIDTENKQIEADGTYGYDKCLVATGGSPRKLPQDEGYDNLKYMWTMENAETVKESAEDAEKAAVIGGGLLGIDLAVAYAENDCETHYLIRGENWWSRGLDEEGAEIIHRKLEELGVNVVTNSALESFETEGDEITAVVDENGERYEVDAVAAAIGQKPNSGIIDVEKNESGMIETDEELRTSEKDVYAAGNMVEYVSPVFQRKIVNGAWDHSEAMGEFAGRKMTGEKGEFEFVNTYGVGHFNVQFLSIGATFGQSVSKKYSEDEYRRLFFEDDRLVGAVMIGKTDGQEELRKLIKEGSPVENKEELFE, via the coding sequence ATGAGCGAATCCAAATACATTATAATCGGGGATGGAGCAGCCGGAGCGACGGCGGCGGAAAACATACGGGACAGAGACGATGAGGCGGAGATACATGTCTTCACCGATGAGACCGAGCCACTGTACAACCGTATCATGTTGAAGACTTACATGAAAGGCTCTCTGCCCAAACAGTACACCAGGCTCCACGATGAAAACTGGTATGAAAAACGCGACATCGAGTTACATCTCGATACCAGAGTCGAAAACATTGACACTGAAAACAAACAGATCGAGGCCGATGGAACCTACGGCTACGATAAATGTCTGGTAGCAACCGGCGGCTCTCCGCGGAAGCTTCCGCAGGACGAAGGCTACGATAACCTGAAGTACATGTGGACAATGGAAAACGCCGAGACAGTTAAAGAGTCGGCTGAGGATGCGGAGAAAGCAGCTGTGATCGGCGGCGGCTTGCTAGGAATCGATCTAGCGGTAGCGTATGCGGAAAACGACTGTGAAACCCATTATCTGATTAGAGGTGAAAACTGGTGGTCCCGCGGACTGGATGAGGAAGGCGCGGAGATCATCCACCGGAAACTAGAAGAACTGGGCGTAAACGTAGTCACTAACTCGGCTCTAGAAAGTTTTGAGACCGAGGGCGATGAGATAACAGCTGTCGTCGATGAGAACGGCGAAAGATACGAGGTCGATGCTGTAGCAGCCGCTATCGGTCAGAAACCGAACTCCGGGATTATCGACGTCGAGAAAAACGAATCCGGTATGATCGAGACCGATGAAGAGCTGAGAACGTCGGAAAAAGACGTTTATGCGGCCGGGAACATGGTAGAGTACGTTTCACCGGTTTTCCAGCGCAAAATTGTGAACGGAGCATGGGATCACTCGGAGGCGATGGGAGAGTTCGCAGGTAGGAAAATGACAGGGGAAAAAGGAGAATTCGAGTTTGTAAACACTTACGGCGTAGGTCATTTCAACGTTCAGTTCCTTTCCATCGGCGCAACTTTCGGACAGTCCGTCTCAAAGAAGTATTCGGAAGATGAGTACCGAAGACTTTTCTTCGAAGACGACCGACTGGTCGGCGCGGTGATGATCGGCAAGACTGACGGCCAAGAAGAGTTAAGGAAGTTGATTAAGGAAGGCTCGCCTGTTGAAAATAAAGAAGAGTTGTTTGAATAG
- the dph2 gene encoding diphthamide biosynthesis enzyme Dph2: protein MTEREKFNYEEFDEVLEELKQQEYEKVALQGPDGIKPQIIDFADEMREHGIEPVIIGASTFGACGIADDKAETMGAEALVHVGHTRFLHPERADMDDMNVYYLPYREDRDLMGVLREHYEEIEADTVGLIGVTQYMDRAEPAREFLESKGYEVVEGKTGLRTTEPGQVLGCDAGAAHNISHKVDAFVFLGSGHFHPSQVSEAGKDVYVVDPYEKHIWVEPANSLDDEMRAEYARVLKHKDKQKWGIVTSSKKGQNYMRAVEIAKEKLEKHGKDVYVFVEDRIFEPDYKGFGIDIFVNCACPRMTKDWQDMAYVSPKALEMLDKAEEESTQ from the coding sequence ATGACTGAACGAGAAAAATTTAACTACGAGGAGTTCGATGAAGTCCTTGAAGAACTAAAACAGCAGGAATACGAAAAGGTTGCTCTCCAGGGCCCTGACGGCATCAAGCCCCAGATAATTGATTTCGCCGACGAGATGAGAGAACACGGAATCGAGCCTGTTATCATCGGAGCATCCACTTTCGGAGCCTGCGGTATCGCAGACGATAAAGCCGAGACCATGGGCGCTGAAGCACTTGTCCACGTAGGCCACACCCGTTTCCTTCACCCGGAAAGAGCCGACATGGACGATATGAACGTATACTACCTTCCTTACCGGGAAGACCGTGACCTGATGGGTGTTCTGAGAGAACATTACGAGGAGATCGAAGCCGATACAGTCGGTCTTATCGGCGTCACACAGTACATGGATCGAGCTGAACCTGCCAGAGAGTTCCTCGAGTCGAAAGGATACGAGGTCGTCGAGGGAAAGACAGGTCTACGTACAACAGAGCCAGGCCAGGTGCTTGGATGTGATGCCGGAGCAGCACACAACATCTCCCACAAGGTAGATGCGTTCGTATTCCTAGGTTCCGGACATTTCCATCCTTCACAGGTATCGGAGGCCGGAAAAGACGTCTACGTTGTCGATCCTTACGAGAAACATATCTGGGTTGAGCCAGCTAACTCACTTGACGATGAGATGCGAGCCGAGTACGCACGCGTTCTGAAACACAAGGACAAGCAAAAATGGGGTATCGTTACCTCGAGTAAGAAAGGTCAGAACTACATGCGTGCCGTGGAGATCGCGAAGGAGAAGCTGGAAAAACACGGCAAGGACGTCTACGTGTTCGTAGAGGATAGAATCTTCGAGCCGGACTATAAAGGCTTTGGAATCGATATCTTCGTTAACTGCGCCTGTCCGCGTATGACAAAGGACTGGCAGGATATGGCTTATGTTTCACCGAAGGCACTGGAGATGCTGGATAAGGCAGAGGAAGAAAGCACACAGTAA
- a CDS encoding Gfo/Idh/MocA family oxidoreductase, which yields MKQVNVFQIGLGNFGRHGFEKFIEMHNHLNRADMEFHGLAERDFEKRQAAEKFAARNNVEIDTFKSVDELYRAASNVEGEVLIYDAGPTATHANHIYRSMNHGFYHVAEKPPSMTRDEHIKERKLAAGDDVVWKADFIERESPVVKQALKELQDVDIESIKVFRQSSMGVQKILDPIERSGVLGGDILDKMTHEIFVLDFLQAAGYEKELELVDAESEYFMPAGNVSDQLMRPEGGKTDSIEQSAPGKTWAAFKAGNVNVELNSSWLGAGKKARKQASRLDFVDHSPIVTESKLANDTAFLNEEARFFVTEGDRKLFGDMLHGRLFDLQTEEEIEVPELMHDQLYRVLRKSVLRAAGRDVGIVSDKDIDVFMNAVFDTLDLVRENSSGFYEELEGANRRVSRLVYEPNAIEDSEAESVTG from the coding sequence GTGAAACAGGTAAATGTCTTCCAGATCGGTCTCGGGAACTTCGGCCGTCACGGCTTCGAGAAGTTCATAGAGATGCACAACCACCTGAACCGTGCGGACATGGAGTTCCACGGACTGGCCGAACGGGACTTTGAGAAGAGACAGGCGGCCGAGAAGTTCGCAGCCAGAAACAACGTCGAGATAGATACTTTCAAGTCTGTCGATGAACTCTACAGAGCGGCCTCGAATGTAGAGGGCGAGGTCCTAATCTACGATGCCGGGCCTACGGCCACTCACGCAAACCATATCTACCGGTCGATGAACCATGGATTCTACCATGTAGCGGAGAAACCACCGAGCATGACCCGCGACGAGCATATTAAGGAACGTAAACTGGCGGCAGGCGACGATGTGGTCTGGAAGGCAGATTTCATCGAGAGAGAAAGCCCTGTGGTAAAACAGGCTTTAAAGGAACTACAGGATGTCGATATTGAATCAATCAAGGTATTCCGTCAGAGTTCAATGGGTGTACAGAAAATCCTGGATCCGATCGAACGCTCGGGTGTACTCGGCGGCGATATACTCGATAAAATGACTCATGAGATATTTGTACTGGACTTTTTACAGGCCGCTGGGTATGAAAAGGAACTTGAGCTGGTGGATGCGGAATCGGAGTACTTTATGCCGGCCGGGAATGTTTCCGATCAGTTAATGCGGCCGGAAGGCGGTAAAACAGATAGTATCGAACAAAGTGCGCCGGGAAAGACCTGGGCGGCGTTCAAGGCAGGAAACGTCAACGTAGAGCTTAACTCAAGCTGGCTGGGCGCAGGGAAAAAAGCCCGCAAACAGGCTTCTCGACTGGATTTCGTCGATCATTCTCCGATCGTAACTGAAAGCAAGCTTGCCAACGATACCGCATTTCTCAATGAGGAAGCCCGGTTTTTCGTAACTGAGGGAGATAGAAAACTGTTCGGAGATATGCTTCACGGCCGACTCTTCGACCTGCAAACGGAAGAGGAGATCGAGGTACCGGAGCTGATGCACGACCAGCTTTACAGGGTTTTACGCAAATCAGTTCTCAGAGCTGCCGGAAGGGATGTAGGAATTGTCTCAGACAAGGATATTGATGTTTTCATGAATGCCGTATTCGACACGTTGGATCTTGTACGGGAGAATAGCTCCGGTTTCTATGAGGAACTGGAGGGTGCTAACCGGCGGGTTTCCCGGCTGGTGTATGAACCAAACGCTATTGAAGATTCGGAAGCTGAATCTGTAACAGGCTAA
- a CDS encoding PEP/pyruvate-binding domain-containing protein gives MVVWKGETSREKCGEKAVRLDSADDLNIPNFFVITKQEIQQLVGDSANSREVLNKQFSSDFSNQLREAYKEVDMSSAVRNASGPARNLVGGQRSGSRVSVRISDDSVSEYKLNVGESDLGDAVKEVLASYFEENSEMPAVIVQRMIEPEASGAVILNYTEDHALVEAVKGLGTSIEEGVTVPEFYLVNDSVEDRRIPDSQLEDSLNLMTGEIKRRKTDRNHFIFSESELVSFVNRLRAEGYSGKFVYKRGTFYVTDLFEKSDGSAPADLDGITVTKQKVQNRGFRKTEDTVPPEEYERSLISEKGGYTSTDAEKARRAGKRAVFSFKGEIEEENKEYQSMERQKKQSSTSQDHSRRETAGQEKSVLQVTGTESVPLNAEGGLSLSPPFDGKYAVTSRNVRGRAIDPESYVSSCEQLLTYEGDQLVLDARNISSQAAEKALGLVEADFKILIVNPSETGLIGQAVRKGFDAIASNSPETVRSQVLREEKKLLLDHARKELE, from the coding sequence ATGGTAGTCTGGAAAGGAGAAACTAGTAGAGAAAAATGCGGGGAGAAGGCGGTAAGACTTGATTCGGCTGACGACCTGAATATACCTAACTTTTTCGTAATAACTAAACAGGAAATCCAGCAACTGGTAGGGGACAGCGCTAACTCACGTGAAGTTCTTAACAAACAGTTTTCCAGTGATTTTTCGAATCAGTTAAGAGAAGCATACAAGGAGGTTGATATGAGTTCGGCGGTGAGAAACGCTTCCGGACCGGCCAGAAATCTTGTTGGCGGGCAGAGAAGCGGAAGCCGTGTCTCGGTGAGAATCTCCGATGACTCGGTCAGCGAGTACAAACTAAACGTCGGAGAATCCGATCTCGGGGACGCGGTAAAAGAGGTTCTGGCCTCTTACTTCGAGGAAAACAGCGAGATGCCCGCGGTTATTGTACAGAGAATGATCGAACCGGAGGCAAGCGGAGCTGTAATACTAAACTATACTGAAGACCACGCCCTGGTCGAGGCCGTAAAGGGGCTGGGAACCTCGATCGAAGAAGGGGTTACCGTACCCGAGTTTTACCTCGTCAATGATTCAGTTGAGGATCGTAGAATCCCGGACTCCCAGCTCGAAGACTCACTGAACCTGATGACTGGCGAGATCAAAAGAAGGAAGACTGACCGGAACCATTTCATCTTCTCAGAATCCGAGCTTGTCAGCTTTGTAAACCGGCTGCGGGCGGAAGGATACAGCGGGAAGTTCGTCTACAAACGCGGAACGTTTTACGTCACCGATTTGTTCGAAAAATCCGATGGCTCAGCTCCAGCCGACCTGGACGGAATAACTGTTACCAAACAGAAAGTTCAGAACCGCGGTTTCCGAAAAACAGAAGATACCGTGCCGCCGGAAGAGTACGAGCGCTCGCTGATATCGGAGAAAGGAGGATACACCTCGACCGATGCGGAAAAAGCCCGTCGAGCAGGTAAACGCGCAGTATTCAGCTTCAAAGGGGAGATCGAAGAGGAGAACAAAGAGTACCAGAGTATGGAAAGACAGAAAAAGCAAAGCTCTACGTCCCAAGATCATTCTCGAAGAGAAACCGCCGGACAGGAGAAATCAGTTTTACAGGTCACTGGCACAGAGTCAGTTCCGCTGAACGCTGAAGGCGGTCTCTCGCTTTCACCGCCTTTCGATGGCAAGTACGCAGTTACATCCCGAAATGTCAGGGGCCGGGCTATTGACCCGGAATCCTATGTTTCAAGCTGCGAGCAGCTGCTTACATACGAGGGCGATCAGCTAGTGTTGGATGCGAGAAACATTAGCTCCCAGGCGGCGGAAAAAGCACTAGGGCTTGTTGAAGCCGATTTCAAGATACTGATTGTAAACCCTTCGGAGACTGGTTTGATCGGCCAGGCGGTACGTAAAGGCTTCGATGCCATAGCCTCGAACAGCCCTGAGACAGTTAGAAGCCAGGTTTTGCGGGAGGAAAAGAAGCTGCTGTTGGATCATGCCAGGAAAGAGCTGGAATAA
- a CDS encoding 50S ribosomal protein L40e → MAQRFEEAEARLFGDIYICRKCNARNRTKNPEKTSCRKCGYDDLRKKNDQFAG, encoded by the coding sequence ATGGCACAGAGATTTGAAGAAGCCGAAGCAAGGCTTTTCGGAGACATCTACATCTGTAGAAAATGTAACGCAAGAAACCGGACGAAGAACCCGGAAAAGACTTCATGTAGAAAATGTGGATACGACGACCTCCGAAAGAAGAACGACCAGTTCGCAGGATAG
- a CDS encoding 50S ribosomal protein L16, with translation MGDRPASIYREHPGQPYTRQSQKKNDNYIKGAPAPRVTQYVQGAKKGDHEFDSAVILTLDEDCTVRSEALESGRIAANSHLSKVLDPEEDYILRIKPYPHHVLRYHPLAGIAQADRYYEGMRKPFGRPIGRAAIVDEGQIVFKVEVDEGDLPEAKKALERASHKMPVPTRVKLEK, from the coding sequence ATGGGAGATAGACCTGCAAGCATCTACAGAGAACATCCTGGCCAGCCATACACACGGCAGAGCCAGAAGAAAAACGATAACTACATCAAAGGAGCGCCAGCTCCACGAGTAACTCAGTACGTACAGGGAGCCAAGAAAGGCGACCACGAGTTCGATTCAGCGGTAATTCTAACACTGGACGAAGACTGTACGGTAAGAAGCGAGGCACTTGAATCCGGGAGAATCGCAGCGAACTCCCACCTCTCAAAGGTACTTGACCCTGAAGAGGATTACATTCTAAGGATCAAGCCATACCCACACCACGTACTAAGATACCACCCGCTAGCAGGTATCGCACAGGCAGACCGTTACTATGAAGGTATGCGTAAGCCTTTCGGACGTCCTATCGGACGAGCAGCAATCGTCGATGAAGGACAGATTGTTTTCAAGGTAGAAGTCGATGAAGGCGATCTACCGGAAGCGAAGAAAGCTCTTGAACGAGCATCCCACAAGATGCCGGTTCCAACAAGAGTCAAACTCGAGAAGTAA
- a CDS encoding sugar phosphate nucleotidyltransferase, translated as MKALILCAKKKENLFPFTETTPTGLLPIAGKPAVRHIIEDLRAVGTDEVFLVTNHLEERFEDEFKNEEDISIVHQEEVTGTADAVKHCDFIEDDFFVVNGDVIVSRDDLRDLKKKHLNERPEATVLGDNEDRPEKFGVLSIVNDEVKTVEEKPEQAENSLVNTGVYAFRTSIFQAIEDSSSPSLAEAVGELAQRRKVKMSVIDDYWMEIDSLRKVWKADRFKRDKAVSGQEIADSAQVHELVEIKGNVRIGENVVIRENTTVEGPVIVGENSVLGPNSSVFNSTVGADCQIRGASVENSFLFDNQVIDPHTHVEQSVLGRGTDIKAGTVIYESFIGDESFIEMNNSVKGATFYPDARTDLGEITK; from the coding sequence ATGAAAGCGTTAATACTCTGTGCGAAGAAAAAAGAAAACCTGTTTCCCTTCACCGAAACCACTCCAACCGGACTACTCCCGATCGCAGGGAAACCGGCGGTAAGACACATCATAGAGGATCTTCGCGCAGTCGGCACAGACGAAGTATTCCTCGTAACCAACCACCTGGAAGAACGGTTCGAAGACGAGTTCAAAAACGAGGAAGACATATCAATAGTACACCAAGAAGAGGTCACAGGCACAGCAGATGCTGTAAAACACTGTGATTTTATTGAAGACGATTTTTTCGTGGTAAACGGCGATGTAATAGTCTCAAGAGATGATCTGAGAGATCTTAAAAAGAAACACCTGAACGAACGCCCGGAGGCAACAGTACTGGGCGACAACGAGGATAGACCGGAAAAATTCGGAGTTTTATCTATAGTAAACGATGAGGTAAAAACCGTAGAGGAGAAACCGGAGCAAGCGGAAAACTCACTGGTTAACACCGGCGTTTACGCATTCAGAACCTCAATCTTCCAGGCAATCGAGGATTCTTCAAGCCCAAGTCTCGCAGAGGCTGTCGGCGAGCTAGCACAGAGACGAAAGGTCAAGATGAGTGTAATCGACGATTACTGGATGGAGATTGATTCATTGAGAAAAGTCTGGAAAGCCGATAGATTCAAACGTGATAAAGCAGTCTCCGGACAGGAAATAGCTGATTCAGCACAGGTCCACGAGCTTGTGGAAATCAAAGGAAATGTTAGAATAGGGGAGAATGTGGTTATCCGGGAGAACACCACTGTTGAAGGCCCTGTCATAGTAGGTGAAAACAGTGTTCTGGGTCCGAACAGCTCTGTATTTAACTCGACCGTAGGAGCTGACTGCCAGATACGAGGAGCCTCGGTTGAAAACTCGTTTTTATTCGACAACCAGGTTATCGATCCGCATACACACGTAGAACAGTCAGTTCTAGGCAGAGGAACAGATATAAAGGCCGGTACTGTTATCTATGAGTCTTTCATAGGTGATGAGAGCTTTATCGAGATGAACAACTCGGTTAAAGGCGCGACATTCTACCCGGATGCCCGGACCGATCTAGGCGAGATCACCAAGTAA
- the glmU gene encoding bifunctional sugar-1-phosphate nucleotidylyltransferase/acetyltransferase produces MKAVILAAGRSSRFKPLSDNQHKGLTEVLGKPIIEHTADELRDAGVDEIIVVQGPDREIEKQAKHIADHFVVQEEPEGMGNALRQAQHLLKGRFMVLTPYRANAAKFFKPMIQKAEDENSEIVFVSTPTQDPEKYGILELEDGKATDMVEKPEPSQAPSDQKIVGMYLLHESFFDYLDEVEKWEYQYEDALSEQMRETPASVLKIQEETNSIKYPWDLFSVTEELLETREKQVADTAEIADSAEIKGKVIVEENAKIFENAVVKGPAYIGKNAVVGNNALIRENSCLEKNVAVGTNSEVKNTLLQPGSSFHSGFLGDSVIGRDSKIGAGTITANRKFRENGERPQIASELIAKEYSEDTCRRSLGAFIGEDVDIGVNVSLMPGVQIGSNARIGPGTVVTENVENGKTVYVDQEVKTK; encoded by the coding sequence ATGAAGGCAGTGATCCTGGCAGCAGGCCGGTCAAGCCGGTTCAAACCGTTGAGCGACAACCAGCATAAAGGACTTACAGAAGTTCTCGGCAAACCCATAATCGAACACACCGCCGACGAGCTGAGAGACGCCGGAGTCGATGAAATAATAGTTGTACAAGGCCCGGACAGGGAAATTGAAAAACAGGCAAAGCATATCGCCGATCACTTCGTAGTCCAGGAAGAACCGGAGGGAATGGGAAACGCGTTAAGACAGGCACAGCATCTTCTCAAAGGACGCTTCATGGTTTTAACACCTTACCGGGCTAACGCCGCGAAGTTCTTCAAGCCTATGATACAGAAAGCAGAGGATGAAAACTCTGAGATCGTTTTCGTCTCAACGCCTACACAGGACCCGGAAAAGTACGGAATCCTGGAGCTTGAAGACGGTAAAGCTACAGACATGGTGGAGAAACCGGAACCGAGCCAGGCACCTAGCGATCAGAAAATAGTGGGAATGTACCTTCTCCATGAGAGCTTTTTCGACTATCTCGATGAAGTCGAAAAATGGGAGTACCAGTACGAGGACGCACTGAGTGAACAGATGCGTGAGACTCCGGCTTCCGTCCTGAAAATCCAGGAGGAAACTAACTCGATCAAATACCCGTGGGATCTGTTCTCAGTCACAGAGGAACTCCTGGAAACAAGGGAAAAACAGGTTGCCGACACAGCAGAGATCGCAGACTCGGCCGAGATTAAAGGCAAAGTTATAGTTGAGGAAAACGCCAAGATATTCGAAAACGCTGTCGTGAAAGGCCCGGCGTACATCGGGAAAAACGCTGTTGTAGGTAACAACGCACTTATCAGAGAAAACAGTTGTCTGGAGAAAAATGTCGCGGTCGGTACGAACTCTGAGGTTAAAAACACGTTACTCCAGCCAGGTTCAAGCTTCCATTCTGGTTTCCTAGGAGACTCGGTGATAGGCAGAGATTCGAAGATAGGAGCAGGAACCATCACTGCCAACAGAAAGTTCAGGGAGAACGGAGAACGACCGCAGATAGCTTCGGAGCTGATAGCCAAAGAATACAGCGAAGATACCTGTAGACGGTCTCTCGGAGCTTTCATAGGCGAGGACGTAGATATCGGAGTCAACGTCTCGCTGATGCCTGGAGTTCAGATCGGAAGCAATGCCAGGATAGGACCGGGAACAGTAGTCACTGAAAACGTCGAGAACGGGAAAACCGTCTACGTAGACCAAGAGGTTAAAACAAAATGA
- a CDS encoding DUF2268 domain-containing putative Zn-dependent protease (predicted Zn-dependent protease with a strongly conserved HExxH motif) — protein sequence MSHQIKPSTEELEEAKEIVDVALSEAEEKLPMEQEVIVELGWTESDFTIEEMDGSSGFAKYPNVIDLSFNNSADKWKESLRAQAFHEYAHTWDYEKRGQQWDTRWEYILGEALTQHFAEQNAEYESPWRTKIGREDIAEHWSKIRDEELDQEFSTDQYDPIFINKGDGEYPNWLGYTLSYQIGEQLLQDHSLEDFPELEKEDVVEAGNEIYSET from the coding sequence ATGTCGCACCAAATCAAACCCTCAACAGAAGAATTAGAAGAAGCGAAAGAGATAGTAGATGTAGCTCTATCTGAAGCAGAAGAAAAACTGCCGATGGAACAAGAAGTAATCGTAGAACTCGGCTGGACAGAAAGCGACTTCACAATCGAAGAAATGGATGGTTCAAGTGGGTTTGCTAAATACCCGAATGTTATTGACTTGAGCTTCAATAATTCAGCAGATAAGTGGAAGGAATCATTGAGAGCTCAAGCTTTCCACGAATACGCCCATACTTGGGACTATGAGAAACGAGGTCAGCAGTGGGATACAAGATGGGAATACATACTTGGAGAAGCACTTACACAGCACTTCGCTGAACAGAATGCCGAGTATGAATCTCCGTGGAGAACCAAAATCGGTCGTGAAGACATAGCCGAACACTGGTCAAAAATCAGAGATGAAGAACTTGACCAAGAATTCTCAACAGATCAATACGATCCTATCTTCATCAACAAAGGAGACGGCGAATACCCTAACTGGCTCGGCTACACATTATCATACCAGATAGGGGAACAGCTACTCCAAGACCACAGCCTTGAAGACTTCCCAGAACTCGAAAAAGAAGATGTAGTCGAAGCAGGGAACGAAATTTACAGTGAGACTTGA
- a CDS encoding phosphatase PAP2 family protein produces MELGQTGYRFVQSFAGNEFLDQIMVFSAEYLLVLVPLAGLYLWFNEENGFEKASFMGATVCLSIGLTYVFGLLYYHQPPQYQGFETILTKDLENAFPSQHAAGTFAAIWPALYLGKQRVASVLTAGAVLTGIGRVYTGLHFPIDILGGVLVSLTAFAAVHLLEDYLTLSIEWLQTVTERFNLDRR; encoded by the coding sequence ATGGAGCTAGGACAGACTGGTTACAGGTTCGTCCAGTCGTTTGCGGGCAACGAGTTCTTGGACCAGATAATGGTTTTTTCCGCCGAGTATCTTCTGGTTTTAGTGCCTTTAGCCGGACTCTACCTCTGGTTTAATGAGGAAAACGGTTTCGAGAAAGCCTCGTTTATGGGCGCTACCGTCTGTTTGAGCATCGGCTTAACATACGTTTTCGGGCTGCTTTACTACCATCAGCCACCTCAGTACCAGGGCTTTGAGACGATTTTAACCAAGGACTTGGAGAATGCGTTCCCAAGTCAGCATGCTGCTGGAACTTTCGCAGCGATCTGGCCAGCCCTTTACCTGGGTAAACAGAGAGTTGCCAGCGTACTTACGGCAGGAGCTGTTCTGACCGGTATCGGAAGGGTTTATACTGGACTTCACTTCCCAATAGACATACTGGGAGGCGTACTTGTCTCGCTTACAGCGTTCGCGGCAGTGCATCTTCTGGAGGATTATCTAACTCTTTCGATTGAATGGCTTCAGACAGTGACTGAAAGATTTAACTTGGATCGCCGGTAA
- a CDS encoding ABC transporter ATP-binding protein has translation MSKLEAKNVSKSFGKIEALKQAGIKAEESEIIGILGPNGAGKSTLMKILTGRIERDSGEVQALGIDPGEKPLELKKRIGVLPEREDPPSFLTGTEYMEMISEVRDTGIDQDEWVERLNLEGKMGSLTRDLSKGERQKLMVVQAFFHEPELVFVDEPLINLDPLVQERVKELFKDYREDGGTIVLSTHVISLAEELCDRIIFLKDGEVIDVVEEMENLKERFLEEE, from the coding sequence ATGTCTAAGCTGGAAGCAAAAAACGTCTCGAAAAGCTTCGGGAAAATAGAGGCGTTAAAACAGGCGGGAATTAAAGCTGAAGAATCCGAGATAATAGGTATCTTGGGGCCGAACGGCGCCGGAAAATCAACTTTAATGAAGATACTAACAGGCCGGATTGAAAGAGATTCAGGGGAGGTTCAAGCGCTGGGAATCGATCCTGGTGAAAAACCTTTGGAGCTGAAAAAACGGATAGGTGTCTTACCGGAGCGAGAGGATCCTCCGAGCTTTCTGACGGGAACTGAGTACATGGAGATGATCTCGGAGGTAAGAGACACTGGTATCGATCAAGATGAATGGGTCGAACGCCTGAATCTTGAAGGTAAGATGGGTTCTCTGACCCGTGATCTTTCTAAAGGTGAAAGACAGAAGCTGATGGTTGTACAGGCGTTTTTCCATGAACCAGAACTGGTTTTCGTCGATGAACCGCTGATTAATCTGGATCCGCTCGTCCAGGAACGGGTAAAAGAGCTTTTCAAGGACTACAGGGAAGACGGCGGCACCATTGTTCTTTCCACTCACGTTATTTCTCTTGCCGAAGAACTCTGTGATCGCATAATATTTTTGAAGGATGGAGAGGTAATCGATGTGGTTGAGGAGATGGAAAATCTCAAAGAGAGGTTTCTTGAAGAAGAATGA